Genomic window (Diabrotica undecimpunctata isolate CICGRU chromosome 6, icDiaUnde3, whole genome shotgun sequence):
AAGGTGTAGGCGACAGTGGCGTAACTAGCGAGGGGGCGGGGGCTCTAAATTGgcataaaaattaagaaataacgaaacaaaattttaaacatataaaATTATACTCTACAATAAcataaaatagttttaaagttTACTTTATGTcttctttaataaaaaattagtaaGCATTGCAATTACACGTTGCAGTCACATAAAAAGCTTATTCAAATATTGAATAAGCAATAATATTATATATGCACTGGAAAATGATGAATTCGTTCTACAATTATCATAGCAGGCATCCATACGGGTACCCAAACAAGATTTGTACCTTGTGCAAACCAGTCTCTCGATTTGTGTGGAGTTTATGCATTTGCAATCAACCATAGCTGTGTAACGTTTTTTGTAACTTTAGAAAGTGTATATAATTTCTTCTCGTCCTCTCCACATAGATGGGGGATTTTAATGGAAGTTATAGGTGTATCTGTAAAACAGCTATCTGACGCTAGATGGAGTATCAATCACGAAGTTGTGACacctatttttaaacattttgataAATTAGTTTAAGTTACAGAAAAATTATGTGACGCCAAGGAAAATATTATAACTCAGCTCTGCTGAAATTTTATCTCAAATATTTATGAGTTCAAGTTTCTTAAATTCCTTCATTTATGCCAGTATATTTTGCAAGAAATAAACAGTCCAGAGAGGTATTTACCTCGGTACAGGTACATGAAATGGGAATCTCCCTCGAAAAAAAAAGTAGGAGCCGTTTAAAAAGGATAATGCCTGGAGAAATAGCCGAAGATGCCGGACTATCTTTCTAAGATGAAACTAAAAGATGTATGCTTGAATGTTTAAACAAGCTGTACCAAGAGCTCTAAAATAAATGTAAAGGTGCATAAGTGAGGGCTGCTCATAATGTTTATTTTACATACGAGGTAATTGTAAATGAAACCAGAAAAATTATATGTTTACATGCATTTTAGTCACTCTACGGCATTAAAATAAGTCGTATTAGAAGGCtttgcttattattattaatggATCAAACCCCAAAGGGCCTGCGACTTAAAATACAGCTATGAGTTTCTCTTAAAGTTTTAAAGTTATGAAGTTTTTCAAAGACAACTTTAATTTACGATTTGGTTGCCTCTAAATTGATTCATGCTACACTTgtgaaaaactaaatttaaagtTGAGAACTCATCATCTTAGTAATGTAGCAAAAAGATTGCTGATTAATTGACGATTTACAAGCGTGGATCAAAAAAAttctacaataaattaaaaagagaaaataacCAAAACACAGAAGCAAAAGAACCCCATGTACTAGCAATAGCTTTCGATTAAATGCGAAATATTCCGATTCCAGTACAGGAAACCTTTTATTTGAGACAACTAACAGTGAATGTGTTTTGCATTCATGATGTAAAAAGCAATAAGTCTAATATTTATCTATACCACAAAGGGACCGCCAGAAAAGTCCTGATGAGGTTTGTTCCcttgtatataattatttaaaatctgGTCCTCAGTTTACGGAAGAACCATACATTAAACAGAGTAAACAGTGGTTTTCTCTGTTTACTCAGTAaacaaaagaaaactaaaaaacatGATAGAGTGTACACTTTACACGACATAACCGAAATTAATAATACTTTGAGTAATATGACAGATAAGTGATAAGATATGATACTGTCGAAGAAGTTAACACAGAAGATATACTAGATTTCCAACATTGGTGGCCAACCTACTATAAAAAGACGTGTATTTCTAAGCAAACAAGAGGAGAACGTGTTTCTGCTAAAGATAAGATACCTTTTGGAATAAGTTTCTTCGTGCACTTTACTTATGAAACAGCTaaatatgtgattgtttgtaggTCTTTAATTTATTGGTTCATGAAACAAACCTATAAACTTTCTCAAGTCAACAATCAGTTATTTGAATTTCCCAAAATAATTTGTTATCTACACGGTAAAGTACCACTTAAAAAAGTGAAACTCCAAGATATTGGTAAGCTGTTATCTTATATACTTGGTAATATCAGACAGTTTTATGACGAATTAATGGAGTGGCCAATAACTGATAATCCCGATGCTGAAGAAGATGAACACGACATCCAGTATGAGGAGACATGATATTTTGAAGCATTCAAACAATGACTCAATATTTGAATTAAAAGTGTTTACTTTGTGtaggttaaatatatttttcttaatcAAAATGAAGGTTTTTGTGTCATCTTAGGAATGTAAACAAAAAGTCGacaaaatttgaatattatattatatatacatattattttgcattaaaaaatatcaaacatTACATCTAAAAGTGTCAAAAACACTCCCAAatcttttgttatttatttaaatgacTAATACAGATTTATACAGTTTTTTCCAGTTTTCCGCAAAAATGGTTTTCATGACTTAGAACGTTTTTGTTGACCCCAATTCATattaaagagttttttttttcggAATATGAAGGTCCTAGATTTGATTTTAGTCTGGAAAATAAACCCACGTTAAAAACGTTTctcaactgttttttttttgtgttttttagtatttttttaataataataataattcttagGATTTGAAACCAGCATTGtcttatgtaaaatttatttacaaaactTTTGTGTCTGATACAAAATTTGACTAAAACCAATAGTTTTTGAGATATAtgtcaaaaaaaaagaaaaatatcgaatttttatatATCGAATAGACCAGTGGTTATCAACCTTTTCACCGCTGAGGACCGCTTTCAGAATTCTTGGCGGACCACTTAGATATTATTATTTTCCAATAATAGGTAAAATGAGATGAACACTGAAGTTTTACTaatgaatttattatttacaaaataaaaaaaatacatagtgaAAGACAAAagcaatataaaaaaaacaaaataaaaagtcataGATAGCGCCAAATTAAGACGTTAATGACTCCCTTGCTCTTGCTTCTCACTTGAAAGTTTCTCAATATTTGGCTCGAAAGAAGTTATCCTATTATAGTTAATCTATTTCTGTGTTTATTCTTGATGACATATAAAGTTGAGAATGATGCCTCACAGAGATAAGTGGAATGAAAAGGAAAAAGAAGTTTCAAAGCTTTTTCACTTAGCAGTTTACTTTCATCAAGTTATCCTATTCAAAAATCTGCAACATTTTCGCAGTGAGAATTTATCACTTTTAAATGATCATCGGATGAAATTTCAATAAGCTGTTCATCTTCCTGAATAGACAGATTATTATCGTGTGTAGCTAAAAAGGGATCAATCACCCACAGATTATTTTTCCTCACATCTGTATCAGCAGGAAAGTACTTCTCAAAGTAATCTTGAAGCGATTTAATGTAGGACTTAACCAGTGAATGTAAAACATCCTCATTAAGGCTTTAGTTTTCAGagataaaatctaaaaacaagTTGAACATTTCAAACGATCCTTTTCCAGCTTTGGACTTCCATAGCAACAATTTTTTCTTAAATGAATCAATTTTTTTCCAAAGGTCAAATGCAGTTTTAGATGGTCCCTGCAGGCCTAGATTCAATATGTTGAGCTGTTCAAAAATATCCGCTCAAAAAGCTAACTGGGCCATAAATTCTCCGTCACGCAATGTTTCTGCTAAATCAGGATTTTTTTTCATCAAGATACATACATACTTCTTCTCGGAGTTCATAAAATCTGGCTAAAACCCGGCCCCTGGACAGCCACCGAACTTCGGTATGTAGAAGGAAATTGGAATGGATGGATCCCATGTCCTAGCATAACAAAGCAATCTCGAACTAAGAGCATTACTTTTTATAAAGTTCACGGCCTTTACCACAGTAGTCAAAACCTTGTTTAGATCGGGACTTAATCCTTTGGCAGCAAGCATTTCGCGATGAATAATATAGTGTGTTaaaacaatatcacggtttcctTCTTGTCTTACAAAACTTGGCAACCCTGTTTTGTGACCTGTCATCGCCGCGGCACCATCAGAGCAAAGTCCTACACAGTCTTTCCAAGAAAGATTTTTAAGTGTGAAATATCCGTCAATGGctttaaaaatatcttttccgATTGTGTTACCTTGCAACTCAATCGAGGTCAGGAACTCCTCAGATAATTTTTTGTTGTCTTTATCTATGAATCGTATATAAACAAGAAGAATAGCTTTATTGGTAATTTCTGTAGATTCATCAAGTTTTACAGCAAAAATCTTTGAGGAATGAATTTTCTTTAGAAGTTGGGTTTCAACATCTGATGCCATATCTTCAATTCTCCTACTAACGGCGACATTGGAAAGAGGAATATTTTGCATTTGTTTAGCGCATTTATCACCTAAAATTGCTTTAGTTGCATCTACGATACATGGTAAAACTAATTCCTCGCCAACAGTAAAGGATTTTTTGGTTTTTGCGATTTTAAGTGAAAGGTTATATGATGCCTTCAAAGTAGCTTCATCATAAGTTGAGTATGACTTAAGGATATTTTTTGACGATTTTAGTTCCGTCTCCTTCCTCTTAAAGAAATCTACATGTTTTCCGGCAAGATTTTTATGCTTTATTTCAAAGTGTCTACTTAATTTTGCCGGCTACATTGCCTCATTACTTACCTCCGCACAAATTACACATTGAGGTAACTGGATACCAAATTCTTCAATGAATGTAAATCCACATGCTATGTAGTCGAGATTGTACTTACGATGAGCAGCCTTTCTTTTAGGACTAGTTTTAGTTAATATTGTGCTATCACTGGCAATATTACTGGTAGAACATCCTGCTTTAATGTTCTCACTATCCGTCTTCTTAAAAAAACCCGAAAGTTTCATCTGTTTGCTCATTTTAGTAAACTACAATCACCAAGCAAAAAACACGCACGCTCGTCACTTGACAGTTGAGTCAGCACTAAGTCACTGAATTGAGTAGTAGCGCTATGCGCGATCAAAGACGCAGTGTTCTGTACAAACACGACAGCGGCCGAAACTAAACGAAGATAACGGAACTAACTATTCGGCGCGGGAGGGAAAATACGCGGAAGATTGAGGTGAATGAACCTTTGTTCAGGCGCGTTTGGTCGTCTGGAAACGTtttgagttaaaaaaaaaacgggtgtggcagtccagtgggactgccggtagaagttatacttctatacacgcgttcgctgttacaaatttatatgggagtcaatctgcacaatcattacatatttaatgctataggtaagagagagcagaaagagaaaaacatAGAGAAAAAcagtatataaacatttgacctgtaataggagtatagtaaatgaaggattgtatcaatattttaatgaaaatatatatttttatttttatatatgtataaaaggagttgaatgaaaaaaaaaaatttttacacatactctgcagtaaaattcattgtttattttgttattaatataaaaattacaatacaatagactgcaacataattcaatataataatacaatacaaattaaaatgcaatattcataagtatttaaaactgccaatatacataacttactttacgaagataaaaataaaaaaccaacaactcggattatgttgtaaattttcattttattttaaaatttagcatttttgcgtatattacatatatttaataacattaacgagaggtttttaaatatttcaaaaataaaaaaagaaattcatattgggattcgaactcacgtacaccagcgtatgaaccaaacacgtaaaagatttgccaattagacatgatactaacggattttaaaattgacagttgtctgtcatacagtgattattttgaaatacaaaagcctaaaataatgatgaacatttaataaataatacaaaacatatcacataaataataatattaatatatattatattatatatataatattatatataatataatatatttataatattaaaaatatatacaaaaggaacatttttattctcgagagaggaagagagagaaaatatatcttatgtctctctcttactcattatcttacatatgtaatggtttcacagattcactcccgtgcaaatttccaacgccgaccgtgcgtatagaagtataacttcaaaaataggCCGACGCATTAATTTACGTCTCAAGAGCCAAGATTTAAAttgattattattttatgactGTTCACTTCGCGGACCACATGAAAACCGTCCGCGGACCACAGGTTGAGAATCAGTGGTCTAGACTACAGGACGATCTATAGTCCATAAAAAAGCGATTAATAAAATAATACGAGGTACAATTTTTGGCGAAGGTCCATTTTAAAAATGGCGAATGagcttattaaaaaatatatttttagatttcAAGTGATCAACTCAAAATAATAAGATATTACCTGCAACATTTCCAGAAATGCAGAAAAcatatagattttaataaatttttactaAACTTGCTACAAAAGTCTTTCTACAGCTCCAACTTAAAGACACATACTATATACAGTACGCGAAAGAGATATTAATATTAGCAAAGAAATCAATGAAAAAAGCTATTTTTATATATTCATAATATTAACAATACATGTATGTAacggtttttttttttcaatatttcgtTAAAAATGTAGCCCTTAACTCGTTTTATTAAAGTATAGAATGAACAagcaaatattttcaaattttttaaggGACGTTCTCAATGTATGCTAATACATTTTTTCCTTATTTAATTTACGACTGAAGGAAAcccaaataaataaaatttcaaaaaggaTGTAACAAAAAGGAAAGGACCTTGTAAACAGATACCCttccaaaaatattatatcaatACTGGTTATATACACGAGGTCAACAGTTAAGTTTTGGGATaggcaaataaaaaatatttatcaataaaaattgttttttcgaTATAACTCATACTAGATGTGTGCAATGACATTCTAAAGTTTATTTACAAAAAGGAAAAAACTAATGAATGTCTTTTACTATGTAACATATCTTATCTTACTCTATAACAACTAAAGTAGAAGAAAGTGCCTAGGAATTGTATAGATGCAAAATTCACATTTTTCACGTTTCTTAACTttcggaaaaatgagaaaaactgtTTAATATTGAAGGCCATGGTATAatgctttaaatttttttgtataacaaCTTTGTTGTAATAGAAACTGTTTGTCTAAACTTTATGTGTGTATTAAATGaagattgttttgtaaatttaatttaaaattcagACAATGTGAGTTTTGTACCAAAATGTGGTTAACTGTTAGTTTTGCACCAAAATCTCATGGATaatgttcttcttcttgtagttccttctcctatcggaggttgactatcatcacagctatccgtaccttattggcggctgctctaaaaagatctactgagctgcaactataccattctcttaggtttctcagccaggaaatctACGTCTTCCTATgtatcttttacccttgattttaccttgcattatgagccttaatatctcatatttcgcacctctggtaatgtggcctaaatataccagctttcttgttttaatgtgctttatgacctcgcaatccttttgtagccttcttaacacttctgcgtttgtaactcgttgggtccatcgtattttcaaaatccttctatagcaccacatctcaaatgattccaacttctttatattatccacttttagtgtccagcttttcTTTCCGTATAACAAAGTCGAGTACACGAAgtatcttaaggctcttatcctcagatccagaggaaggtctcgattgacaaacattgttttcatttttataaatgcttttcttgcaatttcaatgcgt
Coding sequences:
- the LOC140443485 gene encoding zinc finger MYM-type protein 6-like; protein product: MSKQMKLSGFFKKTDSENIKAGCSTSNIASDSTILTKTSPKRKAAHRKYNLDYIACGFTFIEEFGIQLPQCVICAERKETELKSSKNILKSYSTYDEATLKASYNLSLKIAKTKKSFTVGEELVLPCIVDATKAILGDKCAKQMQNIPLSNVAVSRRIEDMASDVETQLLKKIHSSKIFAVKLDESTEITNKAILLVYIRFIDKDNKKLSEEFLTSIELQGNTIGKDIFKAIDGYFTLKNLSWKDCVGLCSDGAAAMTGHKTGLPSFVRQEGNRDIVLTHYIIHREMLAAKGLSPDLNKVLTTVVKAVNFIKSNALSSRLLCYARTWDPSIPISFYIPKFGGCPGAGF